In one window of Tellurirhabdus rosea DNA:
- a CDS encoding deoxyribose-phosphate aldolase, which produces MLYSHLERTLLHPAVTIDEQFAALEEAIRLGFAGLTAAPFWIKKWRRELGEQHPLALTAVIGYPFGYQRTEAKQLEAELALKDGASELEMVVNTSAVFSASSGWVKVEIAKLVTLAHAHETPLTVVLETSLLPDEWTRKLVKTAADAGADFLKNGTGALETTFSIEKAMAFRQLVPASVGVKVLGDGATNSEMKQLVEAGIDRICVSRFAPIDVD; this is translated from the coding sequence ATGCTCTACTCCCATCTGGAACGAACGCTGCTCCATCCTGCCGTAACCATCGATGAACAGTTTGCCGCGCTGGAAGAGGCCATTCGCCTCGGATTTGCCGGACTTACCGCCGCGCCGTTCTGGATTAAAAAATGGCGCCGCGAACTGGGCGAACAGCACCCGCTCGCGCTTACGGCCGTGATCGGCTATCCTTTTGGCTACCAGCGCACGGAGGCTAAACAGCTGGAAGCCGAACTGGCGCTGAAAGACGGAGCCAGCGAACTGGAGATGGTCGTCAACACTTCGGCGGTTTTTTCAGCCTCTTCGGGTTGGGTCAAGGTCGAGATTGCCAAACTGGTGACGCTGGCCCACGCTCACGAAACGCCGCTGACCGTGGTGCTGGAAACGTCGCTTCTGCCCGACGAATGGACCCGCAAACTGGTCAAAACGGCGGCCGATGCAGGCGCAGATTTTCTAAAAAACGGTACAGGTGCGTTGGAAACAACCTTTTCGATTGAAAAGGCGATGGCGTTTCGGCAACTGGTCCCGGCCTCGGTCGGCGTGAAAGTGCTGGGCGACGGAGCTACCAATTCGGAGATGAAGCAGTTAGTGGAAGCCGGAATTGACCGGATTTGCGTGAGTCGGTTCGCGCCGATTGACGTGGATTGA
- a CDS encoding 2-phosphosulfolactate phosphatase produces the protein MKNIDVCLTPDLLHLHTASLENSIVVVADVFRATSCMVTAFAHGVDSITPVATIEECKDLQNRGLLAAAERNARMVDGFDLDNSPFSYMDERLMGARIAMTTTNGTYAITKSRQAVKVLVGSFLNLEAIARYLKSQQYDVMVLCAGWKGRPNLEDTLFAGGLIDRLKDDYMMAEDSAIMAWRLYCQGKDDLPGYLANSSHVRRLHRLGIQKDIVYCLQHDLFDVVPVLRGNTLVCMEVQ, from the coding sequence ATGAAAAATATTGACGTTTGCCTTACCCCCGACTTGTTACACCTCCACACGGCTTCGCTCGAAAACTCGATTGTGGTGGTAGCCGATGTGTTCCGGGCCACCTCCTGCATGGTGACGGCGTTTGCTCACGGCGTGGACAGCATCACGCCCGTAGCCACGATTGAAGAGTGCAAGGACCTGCAGAACCGGGGTCTTCTGGCTGCTGCCGAGCGCAACGCCCGCATGGTGGACGGATTCGACCTCGACAATTCGCCGTTCAGCTACATGGACGAGCGGCTGATGGGCGCCCGGATTGCCATGACGACGACCAACGGCACCTACGCCATCACCAAATCGCGGCAGGCCGTGAAAGTGCTGGTCGGCTCGTTTCTGAACCTGGAAGCGATCGCCCGGTATCTGAAATCACAGCAGTACGACGTGATGGTGCTGTGCGCGGGCTGGAAAGGCCGGCCGAATCTGGAAGATACGCTGTTTGCCGGGGGCCTCATCGACCGGCTGAAAGACGACTACATGATGGCCGAAGACAGCGCGATCATGGCGTGGCGTCTGTATTGTCAGGGAAAAGACGATCTGCCGGGCTACCTGGCCAACTCGTCGCACGTACGCCGCCTGCACCGGCTGGGTATTCAGAAAGACATCGTTTATTGCCTCCAGCACGACCTCTTCGACGTAGTACCGGTACTGCGGGGCAATACGCTGGTGTGTATGGAGGTGCAATAG
- a CDS encoding sigma-70 family RNA polymerase sigma factor, whose translation MAVEKALVRQLRAANPEAFRLLFEQYAPRIYQFAAGYLKQPAQTEEVVRQVFVRLWEKRWTLDDDLSLNGYLFTLTYHQVLAAFRELHSVCRTQEVLLRLTTRSGNSQEERLLYQDWENVYQQAVTRLPLRQRKIFLLSRDEGLSDRDIAELLRLPLTTVVGELSKALNKVGKHFDRNA comes from the coding sequence ATGGCAGTTGAGAAAGCACTGGTCCGTCAGTTGCGGGCGGCCAACCCGGAGGCGTTCCGACTCCTGTTTGAGCAGTACGCTCCCCGCATTTATCAGTTTGCCGCCGGCTACCTGAAACAGCCCGCGCAGACGGAAGAAGTTGTGCGACAGGTTTTTGTCCGGTTGTGGGAAAAGCGCTGGACGCTGGACGACGACCTGTCCCTGAACGGTTATCTGTTTACCCTGACCTACCACCAGGTGCTGGCGGCCTTTCGGGAGTTGCACAGCGTTTGCCGTACGCAGGAAGTTCTTCTGCGGCTTACGACCCGTTCGGGGAATAGTCAGGAAGAGCGCCTTCTTTATCAGGATTGGGAAAATGTGTACCAGCAGGCCGTTACCCGGCTTCCGCTTCGGCAGCGGAAGATTTTTCTGCTGAGCCGGGACGAAGGCCTGAGTGATCGGGACATTGCCGAACTGCTGCGGCTGCCGTTGACGACGGTAGTCGGCGAGTTGAGCAAAGCCCTCAATAAAGTTGGAAAGCATTTCGACCGAAACGCGTAG
- a CDS encoding DHA2 family efflux MFS transporter permease subunit, producing MEVTGFRRWIVVITAVSAAILELIDTSIVNVGITQMAGNLGVTIEDISWVVTSYAIANVIVIPMTGFLQNYFGRKNYYIASIILFTLASYGCGIAGDLWTLVFFRFLQGIGGGALLSTSQGIMYDVFPPSQRPIASAVFGMGIVLGPTIGPTLGGYIIDNYHWSWMFFINVPVGALAVYLTSTYVQKQPNEYNIDRGKISIDQLGILLLAVGVGSLQYVLERGEADDWFDSKAILVLSVLAVVTIPLFIWWELRTKDPVMDLKVLRNRNLALSSILVFVVGYGLFTSVLLFPLFAQRIGGYTATQTGELLIPGGVITLFIFPIVGRSLAKGVSPRLFVTLGYFAFMTFCFLMSTYNADASNGDYTIALLIRGAGLALVNAPLINQSISTLHPRDLPTGIAFTNMVRQLGGAFGVAITNTYITQRTAVHRMDMVSHLQDGDPATVDRLTALTQGLAAKGVNALEALQGAYRTMDLLISRQALMTAYLDTFRLAGTFFVLTLPLLLLLKPKKMDPAAAKAAADAAH from the coding sequence ATGGAAGTAACGGGTTTTCGGCGGTGGATTGTCGTCATCACGGCCGTATCTGCCGCCATTCTGGAACTGATCGACACCTCGATTGTCAACGTCGGCATTACGCAGATGGCGGGCAACCTCGGGGTCACGATTGAAGATATTTCGTGGGTGGTGACGTCCTACGCCATCGCCAACGTGATCGTCATTCCGATGACGGGCTTTTTGCAGAATTACTTCGGGCGGAAAAACTACTACATCGCTTCCATCATCCTCTTTACGCTGGCCTCCTACGGCTGCGGCATAGCGGGCGACCTCTGGACGCTGGTGTTCTTCCGTTTTCTGCAGGGCATCGGCGGCGGGGCGCTGCTGTCTACCTCACAAGGCATCATGTACGACGTATTTCCGCCCAGCCAGCGGCCCATTGCCTCGGCGGTTTTCGGCATGGGAATCGTGCTCGGCCCGACCATCGGCCCCACGCTGGGCGGTTACATCATCGACAATTACCACTGGAGCTGGATGTTCTTCATCAACGTGCCGGTCGGTGCGCTGGCCGTGTACCTGACATCCACCTACGTCCAGAAGCAGCCCAACGAGTACAACATCGACCGCGGCAAAATCAGCATCGACCAGCTCGGGATTCTGCTGCTGGCCGTTGGCGTGGGCAGTCTGCAGTACGTGCTGGAGCGGGGCGAAGCCGACGACTGGTTCGACAGCAAGGCTATCCTCGTACTGAGTGTGCTGGCGGTGGTAACGATTCCGCTGTTTATCTGGTGGGAACTGCGGACCAAAGACCCGGTGATGGACCTCAAAGTCCTGCGCAACCGGAACCTGGCCCTGAGCTCCATTCTGGTATTTGTGGTCGGATACGGGCTGTTTACCTCCGTGCTGCTTTTTCCGCTGTTTGCGCAGCGCATTGGCGGCTACACGGCCACGCAGACGGGCGAACTGCTCATTCCGGGCGGGGTGATTACCCTGTTCATTTTTCCGATTGTCGGACGGTCGCTGGCCAAAGGCGTTTCGCCGCGTCTGTTCGTGACGCTGGGCTACTTTGCGTTCATGACGTTCTGTTTTCTGATGTCGACCTACAACGCGGATGCGTCGAATGGGGATTATACCATTGCACTGCTGATCCGGGGCGCGGGACTCGCGCTGGTGAACGCCCCGCTGATCAACCAGTCGATCTCGACCCTGCACCCGCGGGACCTCCCGACGGGCATTGCCTTCACCAACATGGTGCGGCAGCTGGGCGGCGCGTTTGGCGTGGCCATCACCAATACCTACATCACCCAGCGGACGGCCGTTCACCGGATGGACATGGTATCGCATCTGCAGGACGGCGACCCGGCGACGGTCGACCGGCTGACGGCGCTGACGCAGGGACTGGCCGCCAAGGGCGTCAACGCGCTCGAAGCCTTACAGGGCGCGTACCGAACGATGGACCTCCTGATTTCCAGACAGGCCCTGATGACGGCTTACCTGGATACCTTCCGGCTTGCGGGGACCTTCTTTGTGCTTACGCTCCCGCTGCTGCTGTTGCTGAAACCAAAAAAAATGGACCCGGCCGCGGCGAAAGCGGCTGCCGACGCGGCGCACTAA
- the gcvT gene encoding glycine cleavage system aminomethyltransferase GcvT, with product MEIKHIPLEPIHQQLGAKMVPFAGYLMPVRYSSDIEEHQTVRNGVGIFDVSHMGEFMLRGERALELIQKVSANDASLLYDGKVQYSYLPNGRGGVVDDLLIYRLSEIEYMLVVNASNIEKDWNWISSHNDMGVEMYNISDDMCLFAVQGPLAAQALQPLTDAKLDSMSYYTFEKTNFAGQANIIVSATGYTGAGGFEIYVANEQAERVFNAIMEAGKPFGIKPIGLGARDTLRLEMGYCLYGNDISDESCPLAAGLGWVTKFSKDFIDSEVLKLRKAEGVAQKLIGFEMIDRGIPRSHYELCDADGNPLGEVTSGTQSPTLNKGIGMGFVPTAYSKPGTEIFVKVRDRLLKAQVVKTPFVKK from the coding sequence ATGGAAATAAAACACATCCCGTTGGAACCGATTCACCAGCAGCTTGGCGCAAAGATGGTGCCATTTGCCGGTTACCTGATGCCGGTTCGCTATTCTTCCGATATTGAAGAACACCAGACCGTCCGGAACGGCGTCGGCATCTTCGACGTCTCCCACATGGGCGAATTTATGCTGCGGGGCGAGCGCGCCCTGGAGCTGATTCAGAAAGTGTCGGCCAACGACGCTTCGCTGCTTTACGACGGCAAGGTGCAGTACAGCTACCTGCCCAACGGGCGCGGCGGCGTGGTCGATGACTTGCTGATTTACCGCCTCAGCGAAATCGAGTACATGCTGGTGGTGAACGCGTCCAACATCGAAAAGGACTGGAACTGGATTTCGAGCCACAACGACATGGGCGTCGAGATGTACAACATTTCCGACGATATGTGCCTCTTCGCCGTGCAGGGCCCGCTGGCCGCGCAGGCGCTGCAGCCGCTGACCGACGCCAAACTGGATTCGATGTCGTATTACACCTTCGAAAAAACCAACTTCGCCGGGCAGGCCAACATCATCGTTTCGGCGACGGGCTACACCGGCGCGGGCGGGTTTGAGATTTACGTGGCCAACGAACAGGCGGAGCGTGTCTTCAACGCCATTATGGAGGCCGGGAAGCCCTTCGGCATCAAGCCCATTGGCCTCGGTGCCCGCGACACGCTGCGGCTCGAAATGGGGTACTGCCTGTACGGCAACGACATTTCCGACGAATCCTGCCCGCTGGCGGCCGGGCTGGGCTGGGTGACCAAGTTCTCGAAAGATTTTATCGATTCAGAAGTGCTGAAGCTGCGCAAAGCGGAAGGCGTGGCCCAGAAATTGATTGGTTTTGAAATGATTGACCGGGGCATTCCGCGCAGCCACTACGAACTCTGCGATGCCGACGGCAACCCGCTGGGCGAAGTAACCTCCGGTACGCAGTCTCCGACGCTCAACAAAGGCATCGGTATGGGCTTCGTTCCGACGGCTTACAGCAAACCCGGCACCGAAATTTTTGTCAAAGTCCGCGACCGGCTCCTGAAAGCGCAGGTGGTGAAGACGCCTTTTGTGAAGAAATGA
- a CDS encoding acyl carrier protein: MKERVIKILGNFGVQDSAITNDVHFTRDLGLDSLDSIDLIMQLEREFGIRIPDEDYSKLTTLQGVLNYLEREQNVQIA, encoded by the coding sequence ATGAAAGAGCGTGTTATTAAAATTCTTGGAAATTTTGGCGTACAGGATTCCGCCATCACCAACGACGTTCATTTCACCCGCGACCTGGGGCTCGACAGCCTCGACAGTATAGACCTGATCATGCAGCTCGAACGGGAATTCGGCATCCGGATCCCCGACGAAGATTACTCCAAACTTACCACTCTTCAGGGCGTCCTCAATTACCTCGAACGGGAACAGAACGTTCAGATCGCCTGA
- a CDS encoding Gfo/Idh/MocA family protein has translation MKPDNLAISSRRAFLQTGALAAAGFFIVPRHVLGGKGFVAPSDKLNIAAVGCGGKADFNIKQAFNNGSDTIAALCDVDDRMATKYRAMFPKAPYFRDYRELFDKESRNFDAVIVTTPDHMHAPIAMAAMQLGKHVYVEKPLTHDIYEARMLTEAARKYRVVTQMGNQGSSGDATRQIETWIQDGVIGKVHTVYCWTNRPVWPQGVRSPKDRGETQPVPEGVDWDLWLGTAPVRDYHEAYMPFRWRGYWDFGTGALGDMGCHFVDVPFRALKLGYPTSVECSVGSVYADFFKEAFFDDVCPPSSAIHFTFPSDDRKVKEIKLSWFDGGIRPQLPEGLPYEKVFSDPSGGMLFIGTKGILSGELFGNNPRLYPEEKFSDKKLPEPKKPLVEGKTDGHQQQWVKACKQGYGAYTSSSFDESGPLTETVLMGNLATRSFLHREPRTGGGFNFPGRKKLFWDGQNMKITNFDQANAFVRRQYRGSYSL, from the coding sequence ATGAAACCCGACAACCTTGCGATCTCTTCGCGCCGCGCGTTTCTGCAGACCGGAGCCCTGGCCGCGGCGGGCTTTTTCATCGTGCCGCGTCACGTGTTGGGCGGCAAAGGCTTCGTTGCCCCGAGCGACAAACTCAACATCGCCGCCGTTGGCTGCGGAGGTAAAGCGGACTTTAACATCAAACAGGCCTTCAACAACGGCTCGGACACCATCGCGGCGCTCTGCGACGTAGACGACCGGATGGCGACGAAGTACCGGGCCATGTTTCCGAAAGCGCCGTACTTCCGGGATTACCGCGAACTGTTTGACAAAGAGTCCCGGAACTTCGACGCCGTCATCGTCACGACGCCCGACCATATGCACGCGCCGATTGCCATGGCGGCCATGCAGCTGGGCAAGCATGTGTACGTCGAAAAACCGTTGACCCACGACATATACGAAGCGCGGATGCTCACCGAGGCCGCCCGCAAGTACCGCGTGGTGACCCAGATGGGCAACCAGGGCAGCAGCGGCGACGCCACCCGGCAGATCGAAACCTGGATTCAGGACGGGGTGATCGGTAAAGTGCATACCGTGTACTGCTGGACCAACCGCCCGGTCTGGCCGCAGGGCGTCCGTTCGCCCAAAGACCGGGGCGAAACGCAGCCGGTACCCGAGGGCGTTGACTGGGATTTGTGGCTGGGAACGGCTCCGGTCCGGGATTATCACGAAGCCTACATGCCTTTTCGCTGGCGGGGCTACTGGGATTTCGGAACGGGCGCGCTCGGGGATATGGGCTGTCACTTTGTGGACGTGCCGTTTCGGGCCTTGAAACTGGGTTATCCGACCTCGGTCGAATGCAGCGTTGGGTCCGTTTACGCCGATTTTTTCAAAGAGGCGTTCTTCGACGACGTCTGTCCGCCCTCCTCCGCCATTCACTTCACGTTTCCGTCGGACGACCGGAAGGTGAAGGAAATCAAACTGTCGTGGTTCGACGGCGGCATCCGGCCGCAGCTGCCGGAAGGGCTGCCGTACGAAAAAGTGTTTTCGGACCCCAGCGGCGGCATGCTGTTCATCGGAACGAAGGGCATTCTATCGGGCGAGTTGTTTGGTAACAATCCGCGCCTTTATCCGGAGGAAAAATTCAGCGATAAAAAGTTGCCGGAGCCAAAGAAGCCGCTCGTGGAAGGCAAAACCGACGGCCACCAGCAACAGTGGGTCAAAGCCTGCAAGCAGGGGTACGGAGCCTACACCAGTTCGTCGTTCGACGAGTCCGGTCCGCTGACGGAAACGGTCCTGATGGGTAACCTTGCCACCCGGAGCTTCCTGCACCGCGAACCCCGAACGGGCGGCGGATTCAATTTCCCCGGCCGCAAAAAACTGTTCTGGGACGGCCAGAACATGAAAATCACCAACTTCGACCAGGCCAACGCCTTCGTGCGTCGCCAGTACCGGGGGAGTTACTCCTTGTAA
- a CDS encoding SCP2 sterol-binding domain-containing protein — protein MTLEQFTDEIRNRIGTNSGIDATVKLDTDQGVVYIDGKQVPNVISNEDKDADCVLQVTIADLQKMASGELNPMSAFMFGKLKVKGDMGVAMKMGQKLA, from the coding sequence ATGACACTTGAGCAATTTACAGACGAAATTCGGAATCGTATCGGCACAAACAGCGGAATTGACGCTACGGTAAAGCTGGACACGGATCAGGGCGTCGTCTATATCGACGGGAAACAGGTTCCGAATGTCATCTCAAACGAGGATAAAGACGCCGATTGTGTACTTCAGGTCACAATTGCCGACCTACAAAAAATGGCTTCTGGTGAGCTGAATCCCATGAGCGCCTTTATGTTTGGAAAATTAAAGGTAAAAGGGGACATGGGCGTGGCCATGAAAATGGGCCAGAAGCTCGCCTGA
- a CDS encoding HlyD family secretion protein yields the protein MATEQQGNAASPVRKYLPRVILLILLAAGGLYGFRSYRHSQHYETTDNAQIEGSTAPVLARVAGYVQGVDVEDYAVVRKGQPLVTIDPQEYEVALRQAEADYQQTLADLQTARADLQTARANRQNVAQNRHVTESNAAVQAARRDKARQDLQRDQNLFQGQSLTQKQLEDSRSNADVQSRQYEASVQQVRLAQTSEAVSTAAIARAEAAIKKVEALLKVKEAAVENARLRLSYATISAPISGKIGKKNVVAGQYVQPGQALFTIVNDSTFWVIANFKETQLEKMRVGQPVEVSVDAYPNLKVEGRVTSLSEATGARFALLPPDNASGNFVKVTQRVPVKIEILNPAKYKELLRAGLSVEAAVNVQ from the coding sequence ATGGCAACGGAACAACAGGGAAATGCAGCATCGCCGGTGCGGAAGTACCTTCCCCGGGTGATTTTGCTGATCTTACTGGCGGCGGGCGGACTGTACGGCTTCCGGTCGTATCGCCACAGCCAGCATTACGAAACGACCGACAATGCCCAGATTGAAGGCAGCACGGCGCCGGTGCTGGCCCGGGTTGCTGGTTATGTGCAGGGCGTCGATGTCGAAGATTATGCGGTGGTCAGGAAGGGCCAGCCGCTGGTGACCATCGATCCGCAGGAATACGAAGTGGCCCTGCGCCAGGCGGAGGCCGATTATCAGCAGACGCTCGCCGACCTGCAAACGGCCCGGGCGGATCTGCAAACGGCCCGCGCCAACCGCCAGAACGTCGCCCAGAACCGGCACGTAACCGAGTCGAACGCCGCCGTTCAGGCCGCCCGCCGCGACAAAGCCCGTCAGGACCTTCAGCGCGATCAGAATCTGTTTCAGGGCCAGTCGCTGACGCAGAAACAACTGGAAGATTCGCGCAGCAACGCCGACGTGCAGAGCCGCCAGTACGAGGCTTCGGTCCAGCAGGTACGCCTCGCCCAGACTTCGGAAGCGGTCTCGACGGCAGCCATCGCCCGCGCCGAAGCGGCCATCAAGAAAGTGGAAGCCCTGTTGAAAGTAAAGGAAGCGGCCGTGGAAAACGCCCGGCTCCGGCTGAGTTACGCCACCATCTCCGCACCGATTTCCGGGAAGATCGGGAAGAAGAACGTCGTGGCGGGGCAGTACGTGCAGCCCGGTCAGGCCCTGTTCACCATCGTCAACGATTCAACGTTCTGGGTAATTGCCAATTTCAAGGAGACCCAACTCGAAAAGATGCGTGTGGGACAGCCCGTCGAAGTGAGCGTGGATGCGTATCCGAACCTGAAAGTGGAAGGTCGGGTGACGTCGCTTTCTGAGGCGACCGGGGCCCGTTTTGCCCTGCTGCCGCCCGACAACGCCTCCGGCAACTTCGTCAAAGTCACCCAGCGTGTGCCCGTCAAGATCGAAATCCTGAATCCGGCCAAATACAAGGAACTGCTCCGGGCCGGTCTGAGCGTGGAAGCCGCCGTGAACGTTCAATAA
- a CDS encoding MarR family winged helix-turn-helix transcriptional regulator, with product MTAEGEDTKFDFSVITKARERSMGRLMWRLKRYWDGVVEAQLEKLGFTDFKLSFLALLTHIDEQGTTNSELARRACVTKQAMSKMATVLEQDGYIQTRKHEKDSRSSIIFLTERGQNLLVAIFSAMREVRRQFHEVAGEQRMEDMIDTMLLLVKHLDEVESRANDE from the coding sequence ATGACTGCTGAAGGAGAAGACACCAAATTTGATTTTTCCGTTATCACCAAAGCCCGGGAGCGGTCTATGGGAAGGCTCATGTGGCGGCTCAAACGGTATTGGGACGGCGTTGTGGAGGCGCAGCTGGAAAAGCTGGGATTTACCGATTTCAAGTTGAGCTTTCTGGCGCTGCTGACGCATATCGACGAGCAGGGCACTACCAATAGCGAACTCGCCCGGCGCGCCTGCGTTACCAAGCAGGCCATGAGCAAGATGGCTACGGTCCTTGAGCAGGACGGCTACATCCAGACCCGAAAACACGAAAAGGATTCACGCAGCAGCATCATCTTCCTGACCGAACGCGGCCAGAACCTGCTGGTGGCTATTTTCAGCGCCATGCGGGAAGTACGGCGGCAGTTTCACGAAGTGGCCGGCGAACAGCGCATGGAAGACATGATCGATACGATGCTCCTGCTGGTGAAGCACCTCGATGAGGTAGAAAGCCGAGCGAATGACGAATGA
- a CDS encoding TolC family protein, with amino-acid sequence MKSIAKIIGIALALGAAAVQAQPVPDELKTLLTQAHANFPRLKEQAQQLKAGQIRVDVARSGFLPTVAATAGYQYINPVPKPTLPLNGREVTLQFMPNHNLNAQVGVSQTIYDFGRTETAIRRAQDDVQALVHSLEMTRHNLDYQVAAAYYGMAFLQKSMVVQDSVIRVVGQNLQIIANRLRNGDALEFDILTQQVRLETAKNRRIDLENGLEKQRALLAYLTGAPVPTLNAATVPLETAVTLVNPESAMQAAQTGNKELQLVADRLRAAQTDVEVARKAGLPNITFQGATGYKNGYLPDINQLRFNVAAGVNLNVPIYSGKRARLQQQAASITVAANQFAFENASAQLRQTLDQLNADIRSNQQKLQNTNTQVLQARKALEIARTRLKNGVITNVELESAETGIEEAGLAQLSFQYQLLLNQLEVKRLLGDNL; translated from the coding sequence ATGAAATCAATCGCTAAAATTATAGGAATTGCGCTGGCTCTCGGGGCGGCGGCCGTGCAGGCCCAGCCGGTCCCGGACGAGCTGAAAACGCTTCTGACGCAGGCCCACGCCAACTTTCCGCGCCTCAAAGAGCAGGCGCAGCAACTGAAAGCCGGGCAGATCCGGGTCGATGTGGCCCGCTCGGGTTTTCTGCCCACGGTGGCCGCCACGGCCGGTTATCAGTATATCAATCCCGTGCCGAAGCCGACGCTGCCGCTGAACGGGCGCGAGGTCACGCTGCAGTTTATGCCCAACCACAACCTCAACGCGCAGGTGGGCGTTTCGCAGACCATTTACGACTTTGGCCGGACAGAAACCGCCATCCGCCGGGCGCAGGACGACGTGCAGGCGCTGGTCCACAGCCTCGAAATGACCCGTCATAACCTCGATTATCAGGTAGCGGCGGCGTATTACGGCATGGCTTTCCTGCAAAAAAGCATGGTCGTGCAGGATTCCGTCATCCGGGTGGTGGGCCAGAATTTACAGATCATTGCCAACCGCCTGCGCAACGGCGACGCCCTGGAGTTCGACATTCTGACGCAGCAGGTCCGGCTGGAAACGGCCAAAAACCGCCGCATTGATCTGGAGAACGGTCTGGAGAAACAACGGGCATTGCTGGCCTATCTGACCGGCGCTCCCGTTCCGACGCTGAATGCGGCCACCGTACCGCTGGAAACGGCCGTCACGCTGGTCAATCCGGAAAGCGCCATGCAGGCGGCCCAGACCGGCAACAAGGAGCTTCAACTGGTTGCCGACCGGCTGCGCGCCGCTCAGACCGACGTGGAAGTCGCCCGCAAAGCAGGACTACCGAACATCACGTTTCAGGGAGCGACTGGGTATAAAAACGGATATTTGCCGGACATTAACCAGCTGCGTTTCAACGTTGCGGCAGGGGTGAATCTGAACGTACCGATCTATTCCGGAAAACGGGCCCGGTTACAGCAGCAGGCGGCTTCTATTACGGTCGCTGCCAACCAGTTCGCTTTCGAAAATGCCAGCGCCCAGCTCCGGCAGACACTCGATCAGCTGAACGCCGATATTCGCTCGAACCAGCAAAAATTGCAGAACACCAACACGCAGGTCCTGCAGGCCCGGAAAGCGCTGGAGATTGCCCGTACAAGACTAAAAAACGGAGTTATTACAAATGTGGAACTAGAAAGCGCCGAAACGGGTATAGAGGAAGCGGGGCTGGCACAACTTAGCTTTCAATACCAGTTACTCCTGAACCAGCTGGAGGTAAAACGGCTGTTGGGCGACAACCTTTAA
- a CDS encoding carboxypeptidase-like regulatory domain-containing protein — translation MRHSPYRQAAFLILFWLVLSISPGVAQRVVQGRIQTVGDGAAVSYALVTDPQHRFGTYAGVDGRFTARIPAGVDTLLVSCVGFHDTTALLADLTGDIQLLMRPKATQLAEVTVRRRGKKAKVATLGALRRRVSFVWGNCSGRNIEYALLLRNARGQTGYLQKVSYFIDKEGAPTAPFRVRVYANVDNEPGPDLLPRSVIASARRGNSWVEIDLTQFGIRLPREGVFVAMEWLATQDQKFYFSKGFKMPDGQNNALECYGQYLGFAKEIRSPLVWERVNGGFWRRHNSAFSRVGGGEHPIIQAKMVVGN, via the coding sequence ATGCGTCACTCACCGTACCGGCAAGCAGCGTTTTTAATTCTTTTTTGGCTGGTTCTCAGTATATCGCCCGGCGTCGCCCAGCGCGTCGTACAAGGCCGCATCCAAACGGTTGGCGACGGCGCGGCGGTGTCCTACGCCCTGGTCACCGACCCCCAGCACCGCTTCGGCACCTATGCCGGGGTCGACGGACGGTTTACGGCCCGGATTCCGGCGGGCGTCGATACGCTGCTGGTCTCCTGCGTGGGCTTCCACGACACCACCGCGCTGCTCGCCGATCTCACCGGAGACATCCAGCTCCTGATGCGCCCGAAAGCCACCCAACTGGCCGAAGTGACGGTCCGGCGGCGGGGCAAAAAGGCGAAAGTAGCCACGCTGGGCGCTTTGCGGCGGCGGGTTTCGTTTGTCTGGGGCAACTGTTCCGGCCGCAACATCGAGTACGCGCTGCTGCTGCGGAACGCCCGCGGCCAGACCGGCTATCTTCAGAAAGTTTCGTATTTTATCGACAAGGAAGGCGCCCCGACGGCCCCGTTCCGCGTGCGGGTCTACGCCAATGTGGACAACGAACCCGGACCGGACCTGCTGCCCCGGAGCGTCATTGCCTCGGCCCGGCGCGGCAACAGCTGGGTCGAGATAGACCTGACGCAGTTTGGCATCCGGCTGCCCCGCGAAGGCGTTTTTGTGGCGATGGAATGGCTGGCGACGCAGGACCAGAAGTTTTATTTTTCCAAAGGTTTCAAAATGCCCGACGGGCAGAACAACGCGCTCGAATGCTACGGCCAGTACCTGGGCTTTGCCAAGGAAATCCGCTCGCCGCTGGTGTGGGAGCGAGTCAACGGCGGATTCTGGCGGCGGCACAACTCGGCCTTCTCCCGCGTCGGCGGCGGCGAACACCCGATCATTCAGGCGAAGATGGTGGTGGGGAACTGA